CTATTTTAAACATGCTGAAATATAGCGGAAATAGTGCAGTTACTGCCATTGAATATGCCGAATTTGCACAATCATACAGAATCCAGCTCCATTCCTTTTTATTAAATTTCCCCATAGCTTCCTCCACTTTATAACCTACTCAACAATTCCTATTCATCTATTTAACATAATAAATTATCCAACTATATTAATCTGTTTGTATTATACTTTTATTATATCATGCGATTTGGTATATTGCATATATTAGATTAGAATACTTAAATTTAATCTAATTGTTAATAATCTGGGTATTGTTGGATTACTTAATTATGTTTCTTGGGGAGTTGGGTAGTGGTGAGAGATTAGGGATAAGTCTGAAATATAAAGGTAGAATTCTTCTAATTCCTTTGTTATATCTCTCCCTCAGTCTGCTATCGCAGACAGCTCCCTCGTCAGATGGAGCCATTCGAAGAACGAAGTGATTGGCTAGAATTCGACTGCCAAAAGATGGAGCTGGAAAACATCAGGCAGCTAACGCTGCCTGACATTAATAGTTTGTGATTAATGTATATACCAATACTATTTGATAAGGAACCTGATTTTTTACACTAAAACTACATTTTTTGAGATTAGTTTGCACAATGATAATATTCGCTTCTCTTCGTAATACCTATCACCAACCAGATCACTATTATTGCAACTAAAAGATGCTCGTATACTTGATTTTTTTTAGTACATCTCTTTATACTTTCTTAAGCCTGAGCTTTTATAAAGCCTTCACACTATAATATTTATTTAGAATTTAATATATACAGAATCAACCTGACTATAGTACCAGAATATAGCATAATTTGAAAAAACTATTTCTTTGTACAAAATTCAGATTACCCAACAAATTCTAGTTATTAGATCCATGTTACATAATCTTAATTAACATCTTCTATTCAATAATATGAACTGGCTAAAAAACCTGAAAAGCTGTAAATATTCTGCTTGCGTAAATTCTATCTTATTCTTAAAAAAAGTGCGATAATTAAAAGAATGCTTCCAATCGTGACCACTGTTAATCCTACTGATTTTAAAATAATATCAATTACTATTTCATTAGGCAGAGGTTGAAAAGTTTTATTGCTCTTTTGAAAATAAAGCCTAGTTTCAAATACACTCAGAACTAAAAGTACTAAAGCCACATACCAAAACTTAAGTTTAGCAGACATTAAATATATTGATATACTAAATGTTAGTAGAACTAATATATTTAATGCATATAAAGATTTTATAGAAATTTTTTTATTTTTCATCATTATTTACATTGATTAGTTACATAAGTCCAACCTACACTTGATACACCAGCAACTATTACAGCAGCCACAGGACCACCTACTAGAAATGCGGTTTTCGTATATAAAGCACTAACCGATGTTCCTACTAATCCTACCAAATAAGGACACCACCAAGGAGAGCCGTAAGTAATGTATTCTGGTGAGCTATATAGAATATTATTAAATGCCCCTTCATTATCCTTACCTAAAATCATTTTATTTCCATCTTCCTTTATAAATTCTATAGTTTCTGGAACAGAATCTACAGAGTTTACCCTAATTTCAGAGCTCAAGTCTTCATGAATTTGAATCAATCCTACGGTTGAATTATCATCATTAGTATAATAGATAAAGTCAACACCTTTTATGTTCATTACATTATGGTCAATCATGAAATTATGATGTTCTAATTCTTTAATTCTATTTTTCAAATCCTCATTGTTACTAATTAGGTTGTTATAGTAATCCTGATCTTTTATCTCAACAATTAAATCATCAACTTCTGATGCATTAACAGATGTAGTTACGATGTTGAAACATATTATCAATAACATTACTAAAGCAATCTTAATAGTTATAGTTTTTTTCATTATATTCCCTCCTAATGCTATTTTCCCTCGACTTGCTTCTTTAGTTAGATTTTAGTCATCTATTTTTATTAGAGCATCAAAATATCCAAATAATAGTTTCATGCTTAATCTGCTATTCTTCCGTATCATTGAGCAAAAACTCAAGCTGATAAGAATACCGGAATAGATAATTGGGCTGTAAAAAATTCGTCTTAAATAAACTTTATATACCCGTAGTAAATATTAACAATGCTTTTACACTAGGCAGCTGTCGCTGCCTGATATTTATAATTTGTGCTTAATTCCTATACTAACACTTTTTGAGAAAGAACCGTTTTAAATAAAATGTAGTTTCAATCATCCGAGATAGAATAACTTTAAACAATAAAACACCCATATACTCTATAGAAATTGAAACACCTACACCTACTATTGTTGAAAGTACTAAATCCACACCATGGTAAGTGGTTTAAATCTTTTGTTATTTACAAAGTAGTAAATAACAGGAGTTGTGATTCCCATACCTACATCTGAACTTATAAGAAAAACCTCGTTAAGACCACCTCTCGCAAAAAAGGCATTAAATATTGGAATAGATATAGCTGGAAACATTGCAATTATTATAACAGTTAAAAAAGTTATTTTTTAAGTATCTAAATTTTCGTTCGATTTCATTTTTCACCTACATTGCATTTTGTAATAATTTAAGATCCCTTCTTATTTAAGTATTTGTACATATACTAAAAACTTAAAGCTGGATATTTCTATCAGTCTAAATCCATATTATTGACTATAAAACACTAAGATTTTGATGATAGATATCCACCATACAGCTGCTGAAATTATTCCAACAGCAAAAGCAGCAAACCCACCACCAATTGCACTTGCTACTGCTGCAAAAACTGCCGTAATGCTTGAACATATCATTCCAAGTAAGAATGTTACATAGTTTTGTATTTAGGCTAGGTTTTGAATTAGTTATAATAGTTGTATCTGAGTCATAATCATCAATAGAGATGTGGGATTTGAATTTTCCTTGGTTTACGTACAGTCTTTCTCAATTTTCAATTCGTAAAAACCTTCTTTGAATTCGCCATTATAAAAGTTTATACTTCTAGCATCATATACTTGCCATCTTTAATTTGTATCATCCCTTCTATTCTTTTATCTTCATTATTATAATATATGACTTATGAATCCTCAGCAGATATGATGTTTTTTAATTGCATCCCAACTTCATTTAGATTAATTATTTCATCCTTAAGTCCTTCAATGTCATGACTAATTTCATTAATCTTATCTATATTATTTATTTCTATTTCGCTACTAGCTTCCTGTGCATATACTACAGTGTTATGCATTATAACTACTTATGCTATCACTATGCTTATAACCAAGATGCTGTCTTAATTAATACTTTCATTTAAATCCTCCTATTTTATATTATTCTATCTATAATAATGGTAAAATATCTATAACCGTCAAATAAATTTGATTAATTTCAGTTCATCAACACCTATCAAGCTTATAGTTTAATCTCCTAAAATAACTCTAGAACAAAAAGAACGCTTCATTTTAAAGTTATTGCTATGCCTATTAATTTTAAGGGATATTTAAAATTATATTTTTCCTGAGATAGTTCGAAATTTTTATCGCTTTTGTAAATCATAACATAGTTTCAAATTCACTTTTACTAAGAAGTACTACATATATACCAAATCTTAGATTCAGCAGAAATTGAACACATTTACACATACACATTAATAATAACAATATATTAAGAGCATATAGAAATTTTATAGAAGTCTTTTTTATCTATTCTATTCACACTATTATCTAATCAGTCTAATCAACTATGAAATTAACGTCTATGTTAGAATATTACATTAGTCAATAGTTTTTCAGATAGTCTATTATTTATAAACGTACTATTCAGCAATAATACCTCCTTCTTTTTTTATTTTAATATTATATTTAGTGTTTGTTAAAGAGAGCACATACTCTCTTAAATTACTACCTATGATGTTGGCATCACATGCTTATTGATATAAACCATTATATAGACTTTGTCCATCAATAATGATTATAACATCTATTATTTAAAATGATCAGATTCTTGCACAATCTGCTATTTTTCTGTTGCATTCTGTAAAAATAACATTCTAGACTCATAAATAAACTGGAAGTGATAATTTGACTTTAAAAAATTCGTCTTGACTAAATTCTATATATCCTTCGTAAGAATCAACAATACTTTTAACGCTTTCGATTCCAAAACCGTGTTTGCTTCTGTCTTTTTTATTTGTTGTTAATTCAACATTTTTGTACTTATATGAATTTATCATTCTACATTGAAGTACATGTCCTTCTTTTCGAATCATTATATCTAAAAATCTGTTATCCTTTTTTAAACTCATATTAGCTTCAATCGCATTGTCTAGAAGATTACCAATTATAACGGTTAAATCTCCCTTGTTCATTGGGATTTCTTGTGGTATGTCGCAATAAATATTTAAATTACTAGAATCGATGTCTAAATAGTCTAGCTTTTGATTTAAAAGGTAATTTATTGATTTGTTTTCTGTGAAAAGCTTTATGCTTTCTGATTCTAAATCTCTTATTATTTTTCCAATTAATCTATCTTTAACTTCAGGTTCAGAATCCTTAATATCAATTAGCATATTTTTAAAATCATGCCTAATTCTATTGATTTCTCTATTTTGTTTTTCAGCGATAGAATAATATTCTTTTTTTGCTTCAATTTTAAATTGAAGTTCATTCCTTTCCATTTCATACTTTTTTTTAAGTGCTTGTTCATAAATAGACCTATAAGCAAAAATAAATGAACTTACTATCATCATCATATTTATAATAATTGGCAATTGAAAATTTATATTTTTTAAAAATAATTCACTGGAAGTTGAGTAAATAATTGTCACCATAATAAATACCACAAAATATAGACTATATTTTTTATTAACATCTTTGAATTTAATCGGCTTAAAACTCATAATCATTAAAATTGCTAACAATAATACAATACAATTTATTATTATCGGCAGAATATAATAATCTTGATAATTTTCAATGTGTTTTAATGATAATTGATAGATTACTAACCAAATCAAAACTGTTAAAGCTATGAAAAAGAAAATGAAAGCAAATTTTTTTATATCCATTTGCTTGTAGTTAATTAGTCCGATTAAGAAAAATGCCTGAGTAATTAAAATATGATTCATCATCAAATCAATATTTAAACTACTGACCATTGTTTGGGAAATTATTATAATTACGGTCGATATTATGAGCGTGATATTTTTATTTTTTCTTTCGAAGAAATACTCAAAAAATAATACAATGGCTACGCATTTTATAGTTTCATTAAATAGATACAACAAAAAGTCCATCATAATTTCTTCAAACTCCATTTTGAAAGTGCAAATTTAAAGTCTCGATATCCGCTTCTACTAAAAGGGATACTTTCTCCATTAATCATTCTCGCTACAATTTGACCGTGTATTTCATCTGTTTGGGTAAGATATAAAGGGTTTATATACGAGGATTCACTTACTCTAATGAGCTGATTATCTAATCTACTTCTCAAATTTTTTAATGAATCATAAACTTCAAACTCATCAGTCCTAGTCGTAATACTGCATGTCCGACCTGTCCTTTTTATTGATAGAATATGATCGATTTTTATAATTTGTTTTTTATTAGCTACAGTTATTTCGAGTAGTGATTTTCCAGAAGCTCTATCTTTAATAATTTCATTTAGGACAGTCTTTAGCTTTTTATTATCTATAGGTTTTAGTAAATAGGCCATAGGCCTTGCATCATATCCAGATACTGCATACTTTTCATGCGATGTAATGAATATAATTTCTGCAATTTCGTTAGTTTCTCTAATCTTTACAGCATAGTCTACTCCATTTTCTGCACCTATTTCTATGTCTATGAAGTAAATATCAAATTCTTCTTTATCTCTAGCAATATCTAATTCTAAGCAGGACTTATATGTTTTAATTTTAAAACGGGTTCTAAAATGATTCTCAATAATTTCTTGAAGCTCCTCAATTATTTTTACGTCATCATCTAAAATTGCTACACTAATCATATCTCACCTCATTAAAGTTTATTAGTTTTAATTTTTATACAAGCATAAATAAATTCTAGTCTTTATCAACAAAAGAAAGCATGCTGTTTAGGGATATGCTTTCTTTATGATTCTATATTATTTTTTATATGAGACTAATTTTAGCTTTAAAAATTTATTCACATGTTAAGCCAGTATGTTATTAAATAATATAAAATAGTCCTACATTTTAAAATATTCTAAATTGATATCGTATTTTAGACTAATCCAATTTCGGAAGTCTCAATATTATAAATAGTCCAAGTAAGAATAATGGAAGGATTCCTAAGATGGAATATCTAGCTACTCCTGTAATGTCTGTTATCAAGGCCATTATAAGTGGTCCGAAGATAGCTGCAAATTTTCCAAATATATTGTAGAATCCGAAGAACTCATTTGCGTTTTCTTTAGGTATGATCTTTGCAAAGTATGATCTTGATAATGCCTGGATACCGCCTTGAGCAGATCCTACCATAGCTCCCAATATAAAGATATGGGTTACGGAACTTATAAAATATGCAAAAATTACACCGATAATATAGGTTATAATTCCCACTATTATCATAAATCTGGTTCCATATTTATTACTTAGTTTTCCATAGATAAGTGCTGCCGGGAAAGCAATAATTTGGATAATCAAAAGTATACCCAGTAATAGGAACATACTTAAGCTGTCTCCACCTAGTACGGTTTCAGAATAAGGTACTACCATTCTGATAATCGTATCTACCCCATCTATGTATAAGAAGTATGCAATTAGAAATGTAAAGACAACTTTATGCTTTCTAATATTTGAAAGTGTATCAATTAATCTTTTAAAACTGTTTACTACAGGTTTCGGTTCTATGTCTACCCCATAGATTTGATTTACATTTTTTAGCATAGGTACTGTAAATAATGCCCACCAAAGTGCAGTTACAACAAAGCCTATCTGATAACCTATAAATCTATCCATTCCCATTAAGTAAACAACTGCAAGTGATATCCCAAAAGGAATTACACTGGCAATATAACCATATGCAAAACCACTTGTCGATACTCTGTCCATCTTGTCTTCAGTAGTAACATCGACTAAAAAAGCATCGTAAAAAATATTTGCTCCGGAAAAACCAATAGCTGAAAGTACGTATAAAAATACTAATAATTGCCAAACACCATAAGGTACTAGTGCTAATGATCCCGTTGCCACAATTCCGAGCATGAAGAAGACAGTAAAGAACTTCTTCTTATATCCCCTATAGTCTGCTATTGTCCCAAGTATTGGACTCAGAACCGCAACAATTATACTGGCAAGTGAGTTAAAATAACCCAAATCCATACTCTGTCCCCTTTTAAACATCCCAAAGTAAACAGGTAATAATGCGGTAGTGATAGCCATGGAATACGCCGAGTTACCACAGTCGTAGAGTATCCAACTCCACTCTTTCTTGTTCAATTTACCCATACAATCCTCCAATCTATTCTTTGAGATAATCGTTTTCAAAAGGTCGAGTAGTGTGAAATCTCAAAGAACTTATTGACATTAAAATAATATGTGTCCACATCATTTGTTATTATACCATATTACTCAATTATAGGCACTTATCAAATACGTAAATTGCTTGTAAATTTTAAACTATCTTTCTAAAACATTCTAAAAGACGTCGATTCTGCACTTAGTCTGAGCTTGAAATCATTTTCATGATAATTTATATCATTTAATAACTCTTTTTTGAGAAATTATTATTAATTTTTCGTGAATTTGTTTAAATTTTATATTGACACATGCTTTTCTGATTGATATAATTGTATTATGTAAGAATTATTTATTACTTTTTTATGATTTATCAAATTTAATCGTAATGATAAAATCATGAAAACCTTATTATAAAAATTAGGAGGGATTTACATGAGTTACAAATATGTACCGGAACCATTCAGAATTAAAATGGTAGAAACAATCAAGATGCTTACAAAAGAAGAGAGAATTGAAAAAGCTAAGGAAGCTAATTACAATATGTTTAACCTTAGAGGCGAAGATGTATACATTGACTTATTGACAGATAGTGGAACAAACGCAATGTCTTCAAAACAATGGGCAGGCGTTATGGAAGGTGACGAAGCTTACGCTGGAGCAAAATCATACTATAAATTAGTCGATGCCGGTAAAGATATTTTCGGTTACGAATTTATTCAACCTGTACATCAAGGAAGAGCTGCTGAAAAAGTTCTATTCCCTCTTATGATGGGTCCGGGTAAAGTTGCTATTTCAAATATGTTCTTCGATACAACCAGAGCACATGTTGAAATCGCTGGTGCAAGAGCAATTGACTGTGTTGTTGCTGAAGCTAAAGATCCTAGCAAGAGAGCTCCTTTCAAAGGAAATATGGACGTTGAAAAACTTGAAAGATTAATCAACGAGCATGGTCCGGAAAATGTAGCATTAATCGTAATGACTATTACAAATAACTCTGCAGGTGGACAACCTGTTTCTATACAAAACCTTAGAGAAGTATACGAAGTTAGTAGAAAATACAATATTCCACTAGACATCGATGCTGCAAGATTTGCTGAAAATGCTTACTTTATCAAGCAAAGAGAAGAAGGATATGCTGATAAGAGCATAAAAGAAATCGTAAGAGAAATGTTCAGCTATGGTGACTCATTTACAATGTCAGCTAAAAAAGATGCTATTGTAAACATGGGTGGATTAATCGGTATTAAAGACAATGCAGAACTTTACCAAAAAGTTAAAGGAAATACCATTTCATTTGAAGGTTTCGTAACTTATGGTGGACTTTCAGGAAGAGATCTTGAAGCATTATCAATTGGTCTTTACGAAGGTATTGACGAAGATTATTTAAAATACAGAATTGGTCAAATGGAGTACTTTGCAGCTAAACTAGATGAAGCAGGTATAGCTTATCAATCACCTGTTGGTGGACATGGTCTATTTATAGATGCAGCAGCTCTACTTCCTCATCTAAAATACAATGATTTCCCGGGACATGCACTTGCAGTTCAATTATATATTGAAGCTGGAATCAGAACTTGTGACATCGGTTCATACATGCTTGGTAATGACCCTGACACAGGTGAGCAATTAGAGTCTGAATTTGAATTTACAAGATTTGCAATACCAAGAAGAGTTTATACACAAGCTCATATCGACATAATGGTAGATGCACTAATCAAGATAAAAGAAAATGCAAAAGACGTTCCTGGATACAAAATCACTTGGGAACCACCGATTTTAAGACACTTCCAAGCTCACTTAGAACCTAAAAAATAAAAAGCTGATCGAGAGTGGCAATGCCACTCTCGGTTTTAAAATCATATTTTTTTACTCTGAGGAAAACGTTTCGTATTCTCTCGGAGCAATTATTTTTTATTTAATGCTTTAATGATTTAAATAGGTTGAATAAGTAATCTTTTATGATATACTTAAAATAATAATATAGAAAAGGAGTGGAAAAATGGTAGATAAAACAAACAACCGTGACCATTGGAATAGCCGTACAGGATTTATACTGGCATGTGTTGGATCAGCGGTAGGAATGGGAAATATCTGGCTCTTCCCGTATAAGACGGGTAAAAATGGAGGAGCGGCATTCTTAATCCCATATTTCTTATTTGTAATCATCTTAGGTTATACCGGAGTAATTGAAGAGATGGCACTTGGTAGAGCTTACCAAAGTGGACCAATGGGAGCCTTTAAAAAATCTTTCGAAAAGAAAGGAATGGGCTTCGGACATATTATCGGTTTAATACCGGTGCTGGGATCTGTTGGTATCGCAATTGGATACGCAGTAGTAGTTGGATGGATACTTAGATTTACAGTTGGTTCATTTACGGGCGCTGTGACAGGAGCTGCAGACTCCGGAGCGTATTTCGGAATGATAGCAGGACCTTACGGAAGTTTGGTATGGCATGTACTTGGACTTATTATTACATTTGCAATAATGCTTCTAGGTGTATCTTCAGGTATTGAAAAAGTAAATAAATTTATGATGCCTGCATTCTTCTTACTATTTATCGTTTTAGCAGTAAGAGTTTTCTTCCTACCAGGATCAGCCGCTGGTTATGAATTCTTATTTAAACCGGATTGGTCATTACTACTTAAGCCAATGACCTGGGTATTTGCACTTGGACAAGCATTCTTCTCCCTATCCTTAGCGGGAAGTGGTACTGTCGCCTATGGATCGTATCTGTCACCTAAAGAAGATATTCCATACAGTGCAAAATTA
The sequence above is a segment of the Peptoniphilaceae bacterium AMB_02 genome. Coding sequences within it:
- a CDS encoding GHKL domain-containing protein — its product is MEFEEIMMDFLLYLFNETIKCVAIVLFFEYFFERKNKNITLIISTVIIIISQTMVSSLNIDLMMNHILITQAFFLIGLINYKQMDIKKFAFIFFFIALTVLIWLVIYQLSLKHIENYQDYYILPIIINCIVLLLAILMIMSFKPIKFKDVNKKYSLYFVVFIMVTIIYSTSSELFLKNINFQLPIIINMMMIVSSFIFAYRSIYEQALKKKYEMERNELQFKIEAKKEYYSIAEKQNREINRIRHDFKNMLIDIKDSEPEVKDRLIGKIIRDLESESIKLFTENKSINYLLNQKLDYLDIDSSNLNIYCDIPQEIPMNKGDLTVIIGNLLDNAIEANMSLKKDNRFLDIMIRKEGHVLQCRMINSYKYKNVELTTNKKDRSKHGFGIESVKSIVDSYEGYIEFSQDEFFKVKLSLPVYL
- a CDS encoding LytTR family DNA-binding domain-containing protein, with the protein product MISVAILDDDVKIIEELQEIIENHFRTRFKIKTYKSCLELDIARDKEEFDIYFIDIEIGAENGVDYAVKIRETNEIAEIIFITSHEKYAVSGYDARPMAYLLKPIDNKKLKTVLNEIIKDRASGKSLLEITVANKKQIIKIDHILSIKRTGRTCSITTRTDEFEVYDSLKNLRSRLDNQLIRVSESSYINPLYLTQTDEIHGQIVARMINGESIPFSRSGYRDFKFALSKWSLKKL
- a CDS encoding MFS transporter, yielding MGKLNKKEWSWILYDCGNSAYSMAITTALLPVYFGMFKRGQSMDLGYFNSLASIIVAVLSPILGTIADYRGYKKKFFTVFFMLGIVATGSLALVPYGVWQLLVFLYVLSAIGFSGANIFYDAFLVDVTTEDKMDRVSTSGFAYGYIASVIPFGISLAVVYLMGMDRFIGYQIGFVVTALWWALFTVPMLKNVNQIYGVDIEPKPVVNSFKRLIDTLSNIRKHKVVFTFLIAYFLYIDGVDTIIRMVVPYSETVLGGDSLSMFLLLGILLIIQIIAFPAALIYGKLSNKYGTRFMIIVGIITYIIGVIFAYFISSVTHIFILGAMVGSAQGGIQALSRSYFAKIIPKENANEFFGFYNIFGKFAAIFGPLIMALITDITGVARYSILGILPLFLLGLFIILRLPKLD
- a CDS encoding tryptophanase, yielding MSYKYVPEPFRIKMVETIKMLTKEERIEKAKEANYNMFNLRGEDVYIDLLTDSGTNAMSSKQWAGVMEGDEAYAGAKSYYKLVDAGKDIFGYEFIQPVHQGRAAEKVLFPLMMGPGKVAISNMFFDTTRAHVEIAGARAIDCVVAEAKDPSKRAPFKGNMDVEKLERLINEHGPENVALIVMTITNNSAGGQPVSIQNLREVYEVSRKYNIPLDIDAARFAENAYFIKQREEGYADKSIKEIVREMFSYGDSFTMSAKKDAIVNMGGLIGIKDNAELYQKVKGNTISFEGFVTYGGLSGRDLEALSIGLYEGIDEDYLKYRIGQMEYFAAKLDEAGIAYQSPVGGHGLFIDAAALLPHLKYNDFPGHALAVQLYIEAGIRTCDIGSYMLGNDPDTGEQLESEFEFTRFAIPRRVYTQAHIDIMVDALIKIKENAKDVPGYKITWEPPILRHFQAHLEPKK
- a CDS encoding sodium-dependent transporter, which translates into the protein MVDKTNNRDHWNSRTGFILACVGSAVGMGNIWLFPYKTGKNGGAAFLIPYFLFVIILGYTGVIEEMALGRAYQSGPMGAFKKSFEKKGMGFGHIIGLIPVLGSVGIAIGYAVVVGWILRFTVGSFTGAVTGAADSGAYFGMIAGPYGSLVWHVLGLIITFAIMLLGVSSGIEKVNKFMMPAFFLLFIVLAVRVFFLPGSAAGYEFLFKPDWSLLLKPMTWVFALGQAFFSLSLAGSGTVAYGSYLSPKEDIPYSAKLVALLDTVAAMLAALVIIPAVFAFNLEPGAGPPLMFITMPQVFKAMPAGQLFSIIFFVAVLFAGVTSLMNLFETAVETLQTYFKLSRLVSVVIMAVLGFGVGVFLEDGGKLGDWMDMVSIYLIPLGALLASIVFFWINGDDFAKEQASIGASKPLGDNFVFMGKYIFCGLTAFVFIIGLFVGSIG